A window from Malacoplasma iowae encodes these proteins:
- a CDS encoding DUF2871 family protein, which translates to MKKDNNKKAFFTSPMIILLIISISWLVIGLLLGIFYDFFFLFGGKGTFDTTTGTLTGYYKVFNEKIFVFKFMGIFTQLSVLHTHALVLGFIVNLVFLILEKLFTISYKKRFFISSIVLYNIGLLLLLIFMLIRGIDAVFGIEYIKTQINNGTNNANGPWTFVITNKNPYKSLSSSLTAIPHIIIAVGLIHMLVCIYKSVKKFVQNKKENSNNNLTIS; encoded by the coding sequence ATGAAAAAAGATAATAATAAAAAAGCTTTTTTTACTAGCCCAATGATTATATTATTGATTATTAGTATATCATGATTGGTAATAGGTTTATTGCTAGGAATTTTTTATGATTTCTTTTTTTTATTTGGAGGAAAAGGAACATTTGATACAACTACTGGAACACTAACAGGTTATTATAAAGTTTTTAATGAAAAAATATTTGTATTCAAATTTATGGGTATATTTACTCAATTATCTGTTTTACATACACACGCATTAGTTTTAGGTTTTATTGTAAATTTGGTATTTTTGATATTAGAAAAATTGTTTACTATATCTTATAAAAAAAGATTTTTTATATCATCAATTGTTTTATACAATATTGGTTTACTATTACTTTTAATTTTCATGTTAATAAGAGGTATAGATGCAGTTTTTGGAATTGAATATATAAAAACACAAATTAATAATGGCACTAACAATGCTAATGGTCCTTGAACTTTTGTTATAACTAATAAAAATCCATATAAATCATTAAGTTCAAGTCTTACAGCAATACCACATATTATTATAGCAGTTGGATTAATTCACATGTTAGTTTGCATATATAAATCTGTTAAAAAATTTGTTCAAAATAAAAAAGAAAATTCTAACAATAATTTAACTATTTCATAA
- a CDS encoding folylpolyglutamate synthase/dihydrofolate synthase family protein, which translates to MKYNKIDFKKKNTPFAYNDFIAIGNFFKWNFNFKTIYVTGTNGKGSNCKYIHDELVANGYKVGAFTSPHIMNVNERIIINGKPISNRKMDKLHKRLKVSFPTFNFGWFDTLFFIAIMYFHQKKVDVAIFEAGIGAKKDITNFINHDYSIITSIGIDHQDVLGNSIKEIAEDKSYAIKEGRITYITDDISDDVLDIFISKSKLFNTKLNIVKTDKTTYKTINESISKTFLKNEFKIKDFKSNFTSPNGRMESFYINKNKCYLDVSHNVQAFKKTFEYIKEKNIIIDQIVLSLSKDKDYNEIFNLLKQFKLQIYCYQNNGLKPLEIEKYDNNFVRINDLKSFLKKINKPTLFIGSFYFVNDILKII; encoded by the coding sequence ATGAAATATAATAAGATAGATTTTAAAAAGAAAAACACACCTTTTGCCTATAACGATTTTATTGCTATAGGTAATTTTTTTAAATGAAATTTTAATTTTAAAACCATATATGTTACAGGAACAAATGGTAAAGGTTCAAATTGTAAATACATTCATGATGAATTAGTAGCTAATGGTTATAAAGTTGGTGCTTTTACATCTCCTCACATAATGAATGTTAATGAAAGAATTATTATTAATGGAAAACCTATTTCTAATAGAAAAATGGACAAACTTCATAAAAGATTAAAGGTTAGTTTTCCAACATTTAATTTTGGATGATTTGATACGCTTTTTTTTATAGCAATAATGTATTTCCATCAAAAAAAAGTTGATGTTGCTATTTTTGAAGCTGGAATTGGGGCTAAAAAAGATATAACAAATTTTATTAATCATGATTATTCAATAATTACTTCTATTGGTATAGATCATCAAGATGTATTAGGCAATTCTATAAAAGAAATTGCTGAAGATAAAAGTTATGCAATCAAAGAAGGTAGAATAACATATATAACAGATGACATCAGTGATGATGTTTTGGATATTTTTATTTCTAAATCAAAATTATTTAACACTAAATTAAATATTGTTAAAACAGATAAAACTACATATAAAACTATTAATGAATCTATTTCTAAAACATTTTTAAAAAACGAATTTAAGATAAAAGATTTTAAATCTAATTTTACATCTCCTAATGGAAGAATGGAAAGTTTTTACATTAATAAAAATAAATGCTATCTAGATGTTTCACATAATGTTCAAGCATTTAAAAAAACATTTGAATACATTAAAGAAAAAAATATAATAATTGATCAAATTGTTTTATCTTTATCAAAAGACAAAGATTACAATGAAATTTTTAATTTATTAAAACAGTTTAAACTTCAAATATATTGCTATCAAAATAATGGTTTAAAACCATTAGAAATTGAAAAATATGACAATAATTTTGTAAGAATTAATGATTTAAAATCATTTTTAAAAAAAATAAACAAACCAACATTATTTATTGGTTCGTTTTATTTTGTAAATGATATTTTAAAAATAATTTAA
- a CDS encoding APC family permease, which produces MSNKNFNEKSFTFFTINYIVGFGFLTTIISLVKLNIFGIIVLLTTGFITFAVSLVYSRLTNSFKEDYGGTYSYSKKLNNKLFSFFLGWNQYMQGPILASTAPLFLADAASFLTTDEKIIWIIRLVSILFFIVLVLISTLGLKLNKKIILISAIVKWVILALGMGISLYLSIIQNNFVSNITTNNQITTYTIFSTILAFMYAFGGFEDVSSMAKDVKFNNFRKILMISFAFIISFYFIFYIIMLGINNSNISNFSQIFSLVFMNTGIIIFVIGLIFNGVSSKISINISTARKIVALSDDGYIFGWLSKKNKNNEYKNAIWFNSIITIISLILFWVIPTFLNLNNFFESVISIGSIAFLLQYIFTFIIALILHFKKKIDKIPLWEIIVYILGSLFIFATLLFYIFPFILNEKWTINNTIVITSYFGFLSIGFIIYLIVFMNNKKKLNKNKIDK; this is translated from the coding sequence GTGTCTAATAAAAATTTTAATGAAAAATCTTTTACTTTTTTTACTATAAATTACATTGTCGGATTTGGTTTTTTAACCACAATTATTTCATTAGTTAAACTTAATATATTTGGAATAATAGTTTTGCTAACAACTGGTTTTATAACATTTGCAGTTAGTTTAGTTTATTCAAGGTTAACAAATTCTTTTAAAGAAGATTATGGTGGAACTTATTCTTATTCCAAAAAACTTAACAATAAATTATTCAGTTTCTTTTTAGGATGAAATCAATATATGCAAGGACCAATCCTTGCAAGTACTGCTCCATTATTTTTAGCTGATGCTGCAAGTTTTTTAACAACTGATGAAAAAATAATTTGAATAATAAGACTTGTATCAATATTATTCTTTATTGTTTTAGTTTTAATTTCAACACTTGGATTAAAGTTGAATAAAAAAATAATTTTAATTTCAGCAATTGTCAAATGGGTTATTTTAGCTTTAGGAATGGGTATTAGTTTATACTTGTCTATAATTCAAAACAACTTTGTTTCAAATATTACAACAAATAATCAAATAACAACTTATACAATATTTTCAACAATACTTGCATTTATGTATGCTTTTGGTGGATTTGAAGATGTTTCAAGTATGGCTAAAGATGTTAAGTTTAATAATTTTAGAAAAATTTTAATGATCTCATTTGCGTTTATAATTTCTTTTTACTTTATTTTTTATATCATTATGCTTGGAATTAATAATTCAAACATTAGCAATTTTAGTCAAATATTTAGTTTAGTATTTATGAATACTGGAATAATTATTTTTGTTATTGGATTAATTTTTAATGGCGTTTCATCAAAAATATCCATAAATATATCTACTGCAAGAAAGATAGTAGCATTAAGTGATGATGGTTATATCTTTGGTTGATTGTCAAAAAAGAATAAAAATAATGAATATAAAAATGCTATCTGATTTAATTCAATAATAACAATAATATCATTAATTTTATTTTGGGTTATTCCGACTTTTCTAAATCTTAACAATTTCTTTGAATCAGTTATAAGCATAGGTTCTATTGCATTTTTATTGCAATATATATTTACTTTTATAATTGCTTTAATATTACATTTTAAAAAGAAAATTGATAAGATTCCATTATGAGAAATCATAGTTTATATACTTGGTTCTTTATTTATATTTGCAACATTATTATTTTATATTTTCCCATTCATATTGAATGAAAAATGAACTATTAATAATACTATAGTAATAACAAGTTATTTTGGATTTTTATCCATTGGATTTATTATTTATTTAATTGTTTTTATGAATAATAAAAAGAAATTAAATAAAAACAAAATAGATAAATAA
- a CDS encoding ATP-dependent Clp protease ATP-binding subunit, with protein sequence MEINFEPTNDKDVLKKYARNLNEEVATNKLNNIIGRESEIRRLIEILSRKEKNNPVLIGEPGVGKTAIVEGFVRRIISKDVPDNLKNCVVYEVNLSSIIAGASFQGQFEKRMNDLINEAKKKDGNVILFIDEIHQLMGMGKAGSSSGMDAANIIKPMMARGEIKIIGATTLNEYRQYIETDGALERRFQKILVEEPTPTEALAIMRGLKEKWEIFHNVRINDNALVAAVKLSERYISDKYLPDKAIDLIDEAAAKIKTEAHSAPVELDSINRKIFYLETERIAIQKDEKSNQNDERLKNIEKELLVLKKQQEELNKEWLAQKEQQTKLSQLKQDIEESNRMIELNQAKGDYEKASKLMYVVIPTLQKQLENLEDEISKNKNILIKDFVDDVDVAEIISRMTKIPLDKIFEKEQDKLKNLKANLLKRIKGQDEAVTAVVNTVLKNRVGINNPNRPIGSFLFVGPTGVGKTELAKALADNLFNSEKAMIRLNMSEYMEKHSVSRLIGAPPGYVGYDQAGELSEGVRRKPYSIVLLDEIEKAHPDILNILLQILDDGMLKDSHGRNINFKNTIIIMTSNVGSLSIIENKMDIFEKEMKVAFKPEFINRIDEIVKFNQISTSVAREITIKMLDQLGERLKENKYDIKFSDSLIDYIVKNGYQKEYGARPINRFIQKNVENAITEYVFDGLIKQNVSCVLDYSSDENKVVIKKHS encoded by the coding sequence ATGGAAATAAATTTTGAACCAACAAATGATAAAGATGTATTAAAAAAATATGCAAGAAATTTAAATGAAGAAGTTGCAACTAACAAACTTAATAATATTATTGGTAGAGAATCTGAAATTAGAAGATTAATTGAAATATTATCTAGAAAAGAAAAAAACAATCCTGTTTTAATAGGAGAACCAGGGGTTGGTAAAACAGCTATTGTTGAAGGTTTTGTGAGAAGAATAATTTCAAAAGATGTTCCAGACAACTTAAAAAATTGTGTTGTTTATGAAGTTAATTTATCATCGATAATAGCTGGAGCAAGTTTTCAAGGTCAATTTGAAAAAAGAATGAATGATCTAATTAATGAAGCTAAAAAGAAAGATGGTAATGTAATATTATTCATTGATGAAATTCACCAACTTATGGGAATGGGTAAAGCTGGATCAAGTTCTGGAATGGATGCTGCAAATATTATTAAACCAATGATGGCTAGAGGCGAAATTAAAATAATTGGCGCAACTACACTTAATGAGTATAGACAATATATTGAAACTGATGGTGCATTGGAAAGAAGGTTCCAAAAAATACTTGTTGAAGAACCAACACCAACAGAAGCTTTAGCTATTATGAGAGGTTTAAAAGAAAAATGAGAAATTTTTCATAATGTAAGAATAAATGATAATGCATTAGTTGCGGCTGTTAAATTATCAGAACGTTATATTTCAGATAAATACTTACCAGACAAAGCAATTGATTTAATCGATGAAGCAGCAGCTAAAATAAAAACAGAAGCTCATAGTGCGCCAGTTGAACTTGATAGTATAAATAGAAAAATATTTTATCTTGAAACTGAAAGAATAGCTATTCAAAAAGATGAGAAATCAAATCAAAATGATGAAAGATTAAAAAATATCGAAAAAGAACTATTAGTTCTAAAAAAACAACAAGAAGAATTAAACAAAGAATGACTTGCACAAAAAGAACAACAAACAAAATTAAGTCAATTAAAACAAGACATAGAAGAAAGTAATAGAATGATTGAACTAAACCAAGCAAAAGGTGATTATGAAAAAGCATCTAAACTAATGTATGTTGTTATTCCAACGCTTCAAAAACAACTAGAAAATTTAGAAGATGAAATATCTAAAAATAAAAATATTTTAATTAAAGATTTTGTTGATGATGTTGATGTTGCAGAAATAATCTCAAGAATGACTAAAATTCCTTTAGATAAAATTTTTGAAAAAGAACAAGACAAATTAAAAAATCTTAAAGCAAATCTTTTAAAAAGAATCAAAGGACAAGACGAAGCTGTTACAGCAGTTGTTAATACAGTTTTAAAAAACCGTGTTGGTATAAATAACCCAAATAGACCAATTGGATCATTTTTATTTGTTGGTCCAACTGGTGTTGGTAAAACAGAACTTGCAAAAGCATTAGCAGATAATTTATTTAATTCAGAAAAAGCAATGATAAGACTTAATATGAGTGAGTATATGGAAAAACACTCTGTTTCAAGATTAATTGGAGCTCCTCCTGGATATGTTGGTTATGATCAAGCTGGTGAACTTAGTGAAGGTGTTAGAAGAAAACCTTATTCAATTGTCTTACTTGATGAAATTGAAAAAGCTCACCCAGATATATTAAATATTCTTTTACAAATTCTTGATGATGGTATGTTAAAAGATTCACATGGTAGAAACATTAATTTTAAAAATACAATTATTATAATGACATCAAATGTTGGAAGTTTATCTATAATTGAAAACAAAATGGACATTTTTGAAAAAGAAATGAAAGTAGCTTTTAAACCAGAATTCATTAATAGAATTGATGAAATAGTTAAATTTAACCAAATATCAACTAGTGTGGCAAGAGAAATAACAATTAAAATGTTAGATCAATTAGGTGAAAGATTAAAAGAAAATAAATATGATATTAAATTTAGTGATTCTTTAATTGATTATATTGTTAAAAATGGATACCAAAAAGAATATGGTGCAAGACCAATAAATAGATTTATACAAAAAAATGTTGAAAACGCTATAACTGAATATGTTTTTGATGGTTTAATCAAACAAAATGTTAGTTGTGTTTTAGATTATAGTTCAGACGAAAACAAAGTTGTAATTAAAAAACATTCTTAA
- a CDS encoding DJ-1/PfpI family protein gives MLTKKISNVRIAIMIAHESEDTEVIVPYDLWKRAGLIVELISIEKKNTIVLQSGTKVYANDTLERTNLDQFNAIYLPGGKGHVRFKDGVKCEKLIKSLQKFSHEKNKWLLAMCASPSVLADLNLVTNQKMTCYPGFESSLGSSYEDKDVVVSHNFITGRSLAYAIDFSLTVIKELLGKQEVDLVKKEIIYK, from the coding sequence ATGCTTACTAAAAAAATATCTAATGTTAGAATAGCTATCATGATAGCCCACGAAAGTGAAGACACAGAAGTCATTGTTCCATATGATCTTTGAAAACGAGCAGGCCTTATTGTTGAACTTATTTCAATTGAAAAAAAGAATACAATTGTATTACAATCTGGAACTAAAGTTTATGCAAATGATACTTTGGAAAGAACTAATTTAGATCAATTTAATGCCATTTATTTACCTGGTGGTAAGGGCCATGTAAGATTTAAAGACGGAGTTAAATGTGAAAAATTAATTAAATCATTACAAAAATTTTCACATGAAAAAAACAAATGACTTCTTGCAATGTGTGCATCACCTTCAGTATTAGCTGATTTAAATCTTGTAACTAATCAAAAAATGACATGTTATCCTGGATTTGAAAGTTCACTTGGTAGCTCTTATGAAGATAAAGACGTTGTAGTCAGTCATAATTTTATTACTGGTAGATCACTAGCTTATGCAATTGATTTCTCGCTAACTGTAATAAAAGAATTATTAGGAAAACAAGAAGTTGATCTTGTAAAAAAAGAAATTATTTATAAATAA
- a CDS encoding alpha/beta hydrolase, which produces MLKATSANCTYHYQKAKNVSKGNIVFIHGYATTSMYHQDAALEFSDYNYYAIELPGHGYTDVRQNLEFSPINIAIQVVDWIHSLNLDEIILIGHSMGGGIAEMINLYIPQKISKIILVSPMNSSIDLSGLFKKKKLSFKNVKDLTDWHKIIFKNPDRLNLNNSDNENKLESELDYQTKNKDNFKILKKNIYSLKNLKNLKFAERKNDKPTLLIASEFDQVIKLKNLMKVFSKKENVIISVFKDSGHIPFMEEKELYVKTIKEFIESK; this is translated from the coding sequence ATGTTAAAAGCGACATCAGCAAACTGCACTTACCATTATCAAAAAGCTAAAAATGTTTCTAAAGGTAATATAGTTTTTATTCATGGTTATGCTACAACATCAATGTATCATCAAGATGCAGCATTAGAATTTAGTGATTATAATTATTATGCTATTGAATTACCAGGTCATGGTTATACTGATGTAAGACAAAATTTAGAATTTTCTCCAATTAATATTGCAATTCAAGTTGTTGATTGAATTCATTCTTTAAATCTTGATGAAATAATTTTAATTGGTCATTCTATGGGTGGCGGAATTGCTGAGATGATAAATCTTTATATCCCGCAAAAAATAAGTAAAATAATTTTAGTTTCACCAATGAATAGTTCAATTGACTTAAGTGGTTTATTCAAAAAGAAAAAACTTTCTTTTAAGAACGTTAAGGATTTAACTGATTGACATAAAATAATATTTAAAAATCCAGATCGATTAAATTTAAATAATAGTGACAATGAAAATAAACTGGAATCAGAATTAGATTATCAAACAAAAAATAAAGATAATTTTAAAATTTTAAAAAAGAATATATATTCATTAAAAAATTTAAAAAACCTTAAATTTGCAGAAAGAAAAAACGATAAACCAACATTACTAATAGCAAGTGAATTTGATCAAGTAATAAAACTTAAAAACTTGATGAAAGTATTTTCTAAAAAAGAAAATGTCATTATTTCTGTTTTTAAAGATTCTGGTCATATTCCTTTTATGGAAGAAAAAGAATTATATGTAAAAACAATAAAAGAATTTATAGAAAGTAAATAA
- a CDS encoding NUDIX hydrolase: MNKNEIICLYDVNKNYLNKQIYRHDIKNQIKGKEYHLVVNVFCIDKKTKKILITKRDIQKEYGNTWECTAGKCIEFENTIDAGIRELYEETGLSCNKTDLKLINTFVFNKYIVDTYICSIDFNIEDVILQEGETIDKMMINYNDLLGMIKNNKFCYSIQRRIGFYLKDIKDFIDNI; encoded by the coding sequence TTGAACAAAAATGAAATTATATGTTTATATGATGTAAATAAAAATTATTTAAATAAACAAATATATAGACATGATATTAAAAATCAAATTAAAGGGAAAGAATACCACTTAGTAGTTAATGTTTTTTGCATTGATAAAAAAACAAAGAAAATTTTAATAACAAAAAGAGATATTCAAAAAGAATATGGAAATACTTGAGAGTGTACAGCAGGAAAATGTATTGAATTTGAAAATACAATTGATGCAGGAATTAGAGAATTATATGAAGAAACTGGTTTGTCATGTAATAAAACAGATTTAAAATTAATTAATACATTTGTATTTAATAAATATATTGTTGATACATATATTTGTTCTATCGACTTCAACATTGAAGATGTTATCCTACAAGAGGGCGAAACAATAGACAAAATGATGATTAACTACAATGATTTATTAGGAATGATAAAAAATAATAAATTTTGTTATTCCATTCAAAGAAGAATAGGTTTTTATTTAAAAGATATAAAAGATTTTATTGATAATATATAG
- a CDS encoding alpha/beta hydrolase: MEKNSIEGIVYHFKKSEINNPKGVIVFVHGFATTSNYHLNFANQLKDYDYYAIELPGHGYSKLDSKKDLSPYNLALKVIRWIELLKLEDFYLIGHSMGGGIVNIVASKIPEKIIKVVAVTPMNSSFSFKLRNIYKFVPKTLKGTLRMEKIILKEPEKFFPNKLNDEGLIKELNYQKDNRSNFKYLRKNMASLKNLKILKKCEENNFLKTLVLLGKYDQIIDWKSANKRFSKLKNYQLYVFQNSAHLPFWEEPELYKEKVLEFIERE, translated from the coding sequence ATGGAAAAGAATTCAATTGAAGGAATTGTATATCATTTTAAAAAATCAGAAATTAATAACCCTAAAGGAGTTATAGTTTTTGTTCATGGCTTTGCTACAACATCAAATTATCATTTGAACTTTGCAAACCAATTAAAAGATTATGATTATTATGCAATAGAGTTACCAGGTCATGGTTATAGTAAATTAGATTCAAAAAAAGATTTATCACCATATAATTTAGCTTTAAAAGTTATAAGATGAATTGAATTATTAAAACTTGAAGATTTTTATCTTATAGGTCATTCTATGGGTGGTGGAATAGTAAATATTGTTGCTTCAAAAATACCTGAAAAAATTATAAAAGTAGTTGCTGTTACACCAATGAACAGTTCTTTTAGTTTTAAACTAAGAAATATATATAAATTTGTTCCAAAAACTTTAAAAGGTACTTTAAGAATGGAAAAGATTATTTTAAAAGAACCTGAAAAATTTTTCCCAAACAAATTAAATGACGAAGGATTAATAAAAGAACTTAATTATCAAAAAGATAATAGATCTAATTTTAAATATTTAAGAAAAAATATGGCTTCATTGAAAAATTTAAAAATATTGAAAAAATGTGAAGAAAACAATTTTCTTAAAACTTTAGTTTTACTTGGAAAGTATGATCAAATAATAGATTGAAAATCAGCTAACAAAAGATTTTCAAAATTAAAAAATTATCAACTTTATGTATTTCAAAATTCTGCTCATTTACCTTTTTGAGAAGAACCTGAACTTTATAAAGAAAAAGTTTTAGAATTCATTGAAAGAGAGTAA
- a CDS encoding GNAT family N-acetyltransferase: MEYKIKQLDEVNIDEAKKLYKEAFGDSDEFINYYFSSYSKNNLYYFWVDDNNKIVMMACLNKKRVYYNREKITAGFIVAVAVDKEMRGKKILTNNFQKWLDDISLMADYIFIQAYNWDVYKNFDFHPCCYKHKYQLRKDQILKPIEYKTNKDIDIELINEIYNQFLKINRIKNYTYRTTKESILYYKMLLSTGEKIYHTKKSYIVVSKDTIVDFAFTDLKDFIQLLSNFEDKLFIYSYILLDKRFFKDLSDKKIDAKIYKIKDFDLLFNETF, from the coding sequence ATGGAATATAAAATTAAGCAACTTGATGAAGTAAATATTGATGAAGCTAAAAAATTATACAAAGAAGCTTTTGGAGATTCTGATGAATTTATAAATTATTACTTTTCAAGTTATAGCAAAAATAATTTATATTATTTCTGAGTTGATGACAATAATAAAATTGTCATGATGGCTTGTTTAAACAAAAAAAGAGTTTACTATAATCGTGAAAAAATCACTGCCGGATTTATTGTTGCAGTTGCTGTTGATAAGGAAATGAGAGGCAAGAAAATACTAACTAATAATTTTCAAAAATGACTTGATGATATTTCATTAATGGCAGATTATATTTTTATACAAGCCTACAACTGAGATGTTTATAAAAACTTTGATTTCCATCCTTGTTGTTATAAACATAAATATCAATTAAGAAAAGATCAAATATTAAAACCTATAGAATATAAAACTAATAAAGATATTGATATTGAATTGATTAATGAAATATATAATCAATTTCTAAAAATTAATCGTATAAAAAATTACACATATAGAACAACAAAAGAAAGTATTTTATATTATAAAATGCTTTTATCTACAGGTGAAAAAATATATCATACAAAAAAATCATATATAGTAGTTTCAAAAGACACTATTGTTGATTTTGCATTCACAGATTTAAAAGATTTTATTCAATTGCTATCAAATTTTGAAGACAAATTATTTATTTATTCATATATACTTTTAGATAAGAGATTTTTTAAAGATTTATCAGATAAAAAAATTGACGCTAAAATTTATAAAATAAAAGATTTTGATTTATTGTTTAATGAAACATTTTAA
- a CDS encoding phosphatidylglycerol lysyltransferase domain-containing protein, whose amino-acid sequence MNNKFIKLTNGNYLDLQKSIEKINPEYYTSAQYLLLWKTYGVSIYFKETLDAIYMYAKYENSKIKTGIDQFDLDSGFIILKPITRNEENSYQYLKKAIELLRDEIISKENIYIGRLWKHDLKWFENYEIIKEIESSYIYTKDQLTYFAGKKMQKKRNLYNFYNNHYSNETKIIKYENKYLKDVLEYCKNHIITNGESFREHEYNWIKELLLDSRIKLYGSIMFYQDKIVGVTIGCTHNNIYEIFVEKADKELKGSYQYLLSHNLKLHKLENVDFIDRQDSESELGLIQSKRSYKPINIIKTYIIRIKK is encoded by the coding sequence ATGAATAACAAATTTATTAAACTTACAAATGGAAACTATTTAGATCTACAAAAATCAATTGAAAAAATTAATCCTGAATATTACACCTCAGCACAATATTTATTACTGTGAAAAACATATGGGGTTTCAATTTATTTTAAAGAAACATTAGATGCTATATACATGTATGCAAAATATGAAAATAGCAAAATAAAAACAGGAATAGATCAATTTGATTTAGATAGTGGTTTTATTATTTTAAAACCAATTACAAGAAACGAAGAAAACTCTTACCAATATCTTAAAAAAGCAATTGAACTTCTTAGGGATGAAATAATCTCTAAAGAAAACATATATATAGGTCGGCTTTGAAAACATGATTTGAAATGATTTGAAAATTATGAAATTATAAAAGAAATTGAGTCAAGTTATATATATACTAAAGATCAATTGACTTATTTTGCAGGCAAAAAAATGCAAAAGAAAAGAAATTTGTATAATTTTTATAATAATCATTATTCAAATGAAACAAAAATAATAAAATATGAAAACAAATATCTAAAAGATGTTTTAGAATATTGTAAAAATCACATAATAACTAATGGAGAGTCTTTTAGAGAACATGAGTATAACTGGATAAAAGAGTTATTATTAGACTCTAGAATAAAACTTTATGGTTCTATTATGTTTTATCAAGACAAAATAGTTGGTGTAACTATTGGTTGTACTCACAACAACATATATGAAATTTTTGTTGAAAAAGCAGACAAAGAATTGAAGGGTAGTTATCAATATTTACTTAGCCATAATCTAAAATTACACAAATTAGAAAATGTAGATTTTATAGATAGACAAGATTCAGAAAGTGAACTTGGTTTAATTCAATCAAAAAGAAGTTATAAACCTATCAACATAATCAAAACATATATTATAAGGATAAAGAAATAA